The DNA sequence CATTTCTATGGTTACTACTTCATTGCATAACTTTAAAATATCATCATTGATTCCAAGTTGTTCATGCCCCATCAAAAGTACCCATTTTTTAGGTACTTTAACCTCCATGAGTGGTGTTGAGTCCTTAGTTACTTCAGCAGCAAAAATATGATAACCTTTTGCTTTAAGTATTGCGAGTGTCTCTTTGATATTATCGTAACGGTGATAGTGTAGTTTTCCAATGTGACCCATGCTGACACGTACGGCACGGCGACTATAGGGATGTGGTCCCTGCTGTGGAACCAGATAGCTTTTGACTCCTAATGCAGCCGCACTTCTGGCGATAGCACCAATATTATCGGCATTACTGATTTCAGTGAGCATAATAATATGTTCACTGAGTACTTCAAGCGGCGTCTCTTTAGGGCGAAGAGCATGCATCATGACGTTGTGATGAAGGCGGTGTCCGACAACCTGTTCAAGTATGGACTTTTTAGCAATATAAATAATAGGAATATTATAGTTTGTAAAAAAATGAGTATATTTTTCAAGATATTCTGGTGTGGTGAAGATACTCTTGGCTTTAATTCCTGCGGCTAACAGCAACTTGATCACATTGGGACTGTCAGCAATGAAGGAGCCATCTGTTCCAAATGCATTTTCTCTAAGTTTGCGATAGACTTGTATATTTGAATGGTCTATAGTATTGACAGATACTTTTTTCATAGGTATATTGTACTGTAAATTTTATAGGAGAAAAAGTACAAAAAAGCATTAAGGTTGATTGACATCGACTAAAGATTTTTGATATAATGTTTCTAAAATTAAATCAAGATTAAGTATAATTGAGATCAGGCAAGAGGATGGGATATGTCAAAAAGTTTATATGAAACATTAGGGGTTAGCGAAAATGCAAGCGCTGATGAGATTAAAAAATCCTATAGAAAACTTGCGAGAAAATACCATCCAGATATCAATAAAGACCCAGAAGCACAAGAGAAATTTAAAGAGATTAATGCTGCTTACGAAGTATTAAGTGATTCCGAGAAGAAGGCACAGTATGATCAGTTTGGTGATCAGATGTTTGGTGGTCAGAACTTCCATGACTTTGCAAGAGGTCAGGGAACTGGTGTAGATCTTGATGAAATTCTACGTCAAATGTTTGGTGGTGGTGGAGGAGGATTTGGAGGATTTGGAGGATTTCAAACCCCAGATTTAGATATACATACTCGTATTACTGTACCGTTTATGGTCTCTATTAATGGAGGTAAGCACCATATCAATATTAATAATCAAAGTTTTGATATTAAAATTCCTGCAGGAATTAAGCATGGTGAGACACTGAGAGTACGTGGAAAGGGAAAAGAGCACAATGGTCACCGTGGTGACTTGCTCATTAAAATAGAGATAGTAAACTCATCTGAGTATGAAAGAAAAGGTAATGATCTCCATAAGACTTTTGATGTACCACTCAAAGAGGCATTGTTTGGTGGAAAGGTAGAGGTGGAGACACCAAGCAAAGAAGTATCGTTAAAGGTACCTAAAAATACCAAAAATGGTCAGAAGTTCAGACTAAAGAGTCAAGGAGTATTAGATAGGAAAACGGCACTTAGGGGAGACCTTTATCTTGTAGCCAACATTATTCTTCCAGATGTAGATTTATTTGACCCTGAGCTAAAAAAGATGTGTGAAGAAAAACTCTAAAAAAGGAGCAGGCAGATGCATGGTTATGATGAACCGGTATATCTTATTTCGGTAGTAGCATCAATGTTGGATATTCATCCACAAACACTGAGGCAGTATGAGCGTGAAGGATTAGTCGAACCATCACGTACAGAGGGACGCATGCGTCTTTATTCACAGTGCGATATTGATCGCATGAAGCTTATTTTGCGTCTGACACGACAAATGGGGGTCAATCTTGCTGGTGTGGATATCGTGTTGCAACTTAAGGAGCAGATAGATCAAATGCAACAAGAGATTGATATGCTTCGAGATGAATTAAGCAAGGTCAATCGTAATGGATCGGTACACTCTAGCAAGGCACTAGTAACCAAGAACAGTTATGACATTATTATTTTTGAAGAGTAATTTTGTCTTCAAGCTAGAAGTATGCTAGAATAATTTTTTATGAAATATTATTTTATAATTTTGATATATTGAAGAGGATTTTCTTGAAAGCCATAGATAAAAAAGCACTTAAGCGTGAGTCGATTATTCAAATTGCATTGCAACTCTTCTCTCTAAACGGTTTTCATAAAACTACCATCCCTGATATTGCACAAAAGCTTAATATGAGTGTAGGAAATCTCTATAATTACTTTTCCTCTAAAAATATTCTTGCGCAGGAGATTATTAAGTATACTTCTGAAGTACTCGGTGAAAAGATACGCGAGATCAATATGCTTGACGTAAGTGCCAAAGAGAAGATATACCCCAAAACCATCATCTTTTTGTAATACATTTCCTATGCCAAGTATATTTATCAATATTTTTTCCAATACCTAATTTACTACATACGACAGTTGTTACCCTTTGATCTCCATCTGACAATAATCCCTTTTTTATTTACTTCAAGAAAAAGTTTGCAAGTTGTTTTATAACTGATGCCAGTACCGTATCCTATACCGATATTGTTATGATGACCCCATGAATTGTAGCCAAATATGGGAGTAAGTGTTGGTGAAGCATAAATCTGTGTTTTCTTATAGACATAAACTTTATTTCCATTTGCTAGCTTGTATGTGTTGTCAGGGTAGCCTACTTGGTCGGTGAATGTATGAATCTTCTGTCCAAC is a window from the Sulfurovum sp. genome containing:
- a CDS encoding RNA methyltransferase codes for the protein MKKVSVNTIDHSNIQVYRKLRENAFGTDGSFIADSPNVIKLLLAAGIKAKSIFTTPEYLEKYTHFFTNYNIPIIYIAKKSILEQVVGHRLHHNVMMHALRPKETPLEVLSEHIIMLTEISNADNIGAIARSAAALGVKSYLVPQQGPHPYSRRAVRVSMGHIGKLHYHRYDNIKETLAILKAKGYHIFAAEVTKDSTPLMEVKVPKKWVLLMGHEQLGINDDILKLCNEVVTIEMEEGIKSFNVAIAASIMMYQMKRIAR
- a CDS encoding DnaJ domain-containing protein; this translates as MSKSLYETLGVSENASADEIKKSYRKLARKYHPDINKDPEAQEKFKEINAAYEVLSDSEKKAQYDQFGDQMFGGQNFHDFARGQGTGVDLDEILRQMFGGGGGGFGGFGGFQTPDLDIHTRITVPFMVSINGGKHHININNQSFDIKIPAGIKHGETLRVRGKGKEHNGHRGDLLIKIEIVNSSEYERKGNDLHKTFDVPLKEALFGGKVEVETPSKEVSLKVPKNTKNGQKFRLKSQGVLDRKTALRGDLYLVANIILPDVDLFDPELKKMCEEKL
- a CDS encoding helix-turn-helix transcriptional regulator, translating into MHGYDEPVYLISVVASMLDIHPQTLRQYEREGLVEPSRTEGRMRLYSQCDIDRMKLILRLTRQMGVNLAGVDIVLQLKEQIDQMQQEIDMLRDELSKVNRNGSVHSSKALVTKNSYDIIIFEE
- a CDS encoding TetR/AcrR family transcriptional regulator is translated as MKAIDKKALKRESIIQIALQLFSLNGFHKTTIPDIAQKLNMSVGNLYNYFSSKNILAQEIIKYTSEVLGEKIREINMLDVSAKEKIYPKTIIFL